One segment of Desulfovibrio sp. X2 DNA contains the following:
- a CDS encoding DUF3568 family protein, with protein sequence MKRFPRTRTLPTLLSAACVALCLVLALAASGCGLVAAGAVGGTGAMAYRGYTARDYTGSVERVQQAVRQAIASMHLHVLDEKKVSEEDGGSHLSIYSEFDDGTDFRVSLRPKKGGVTLVEVWVGHIGDPARSNKVLDAVDTAMGQKGTPV encoded by the coding sequence ATGAAACGTTTCCCACGGACGAGGACGCTGCCGACCCTGCTGTCGGCGGCCTGCGTCGCCCTTTGCCTGGTGCTCGCCCTTGCCGCCTCCGGCTGCGGCCTCGTCGCCGCGGGCGCGGTGGGCGGCACAGGGGCCATGGCCTATCGCGGCTACACGGCGCGCGACTACACCGGCTCGGTGGAGCGCGTGCAGCAGGCCGTGCGCCAGGCCATCGCCTCCATGCACCTGCATGTGCTCGACGAGAAGAAGGTGAGCGAGGAGGACGGCGGCAGCCATCTCTCCATCTACTCCGAATTCGACGACGGCACGGACTTCCGCGTCTCGCTCAGGCCCAAGAAGGGCGGCGTGACCCTGGTCGAGGTCTGGGTCGGGCACATCGGCGATCCCGCGCGCTCGAACAAGGTCCTGGATGCCGTCGACACGGCCATGGGGCAGAAGGGAACCCCGGTATGA
- a CDS encoding HD domain-containing phosphohydrolase, which produces MIVEDEAIVALDIQSRLRSMGYDVVRQVASGEAAVSSARELRPDLILMDIMLEGPMDGIEAAGMISAEMHIPIIYLTAYADETTLQRAKVTDPFGYIIKPFEDRELSINIEMALYKHDMDRRVRDHERWLTTTLHSIGDGVVATDARGSVTFLNPAARRLLGFEDNRAVGRELDAVVHIVDEQTGDLHLDIAGQALRGEQRGELDGDLILVTRGGEKIPVQLNISLIARGDGGAQGTVLVVRDVSERRRAEQKLKDSVRQLQLTLKQTVNALAITSEKRDPYTAGHQQRVTQLACAIAHELGFDEERVEGIRVAGLLHDIGKIYVPAEILAKPARLTNMEMGLVKTHSEVGYDILKEVPFPWAVADFVLQHHERIDGSGYPNGLSGEDILPEARIICVADVVEAMSSHRPYRAALGIERALGEIQRNRGKLYDAEMVDVCLELFRKGFQFTSA; this is translated from the coding sequence ATGATCGTCGAGGACGAGGCCATCGTGGCCCTGGACATCCAGAGCCGTTTGCGCAGCATGGGCTACGACGTTGTCCGCCAGGTCGCTTCCGGCGAGGCGGCGGTCTCGTCCGCGCGCGAACTGAGGCCCGACCTCATCCTCATGGACATCATGCTCGAGGGGCCCATGGACGGCATCGAGGCCGCGGGCATGATCAGCGCCGAGATGCACATCCCCATCATCTACCTCACCGCCTACGCGGACGAGACCACCCTGCAGCGGGCCAAGGTCACCGATCCCTTCGGCTACATCATCAAGCCCTTCGAGGACCGCGAGCTGTCCATCAACATCGAGATGGCGCTCTACAAGCACGACATGGACCGGCGCGTGCGCGACCACGAGCGCTGGCTGACCACGACGCTGCACAGCATCGGCGACGGGGTGGTGGCCACGGACGCGCGCGGTTCCGTGACCTTCCTGAACCCGGCCGCGCGACGCCTGCTCGGCTTCGAGGACAACCGCGCCGTGGGCCGGGAGCTGGACGCCGTGGTGCACATCGTGGACGAGCAGACCGGCGACCTCCATCTGGACATCGCGGGCCAGGCGCTGCGCGGCGAGCAGCGGGGCGAGCTCGACGGCGACCTCATCCTGGTGACGAGGGGGGGCGAGAAGATCCCCGTGCAGCTCAACATTTCGCTCATCGCGCGCGGCGACGGCGGGGCCCAGGGCACGGTCCTGGTGGTGCGCGACGTCTCCGAGCGCCGTCGCGCCGAGCAGAAGCTGAAGGACAGCGTGCGCCAGCTTCAGCTGACCCTCAAGCAGACGGTCAACGCCCTGGCCATCACCTCGGAGAAGCGCGACCCCTACACCGCGGGGCATCAGCAGCGCGTCACGCAGCTCGCCTGCGCCATCGCCCACGAGCTCGGCTTCGACGAGGAGCGCGTCGAGGGCATCCGGGTGGCCGGACTGCTGCACGACATCGGCAAGATCTACGTCCCGGCGGAGATCCTGGCCAAGCCCGCGCGGCTGACGAACATGGAGATGGGACTCGTGAAGACCCACTCCGAGGTGGGCTACGACATCCTGAAGGAAGTGCCGTTCCCCTGGGCCGTGGCCGACTTCGTGCTGCAGCACCACGAGCGCATCGACGGCAGCGGCTACCCGAACGGCCTCTCGGGCGAGGATATCCTGCCCGAGGCGCGGATCATCTGCGTGGCAGACGTGGTGGAGGCCATGTCCTCCCATCGGCCGTACCGCGCGGCGCTCGGCATCGAGCGGGCCCTGGGCGAGATCCAGCGCAACAGGGGCAAGCTCTACGACGCGGAAATGGTCGACGTCTGCCTCGAATTGTTCCGCAAGGGGTTCCAGTTCACGAGCGCGTAG
- a CDS encoding TIGR01777 family oxidoreductase, whose translation MRVVITGGTGLIGRRLTESLLADGAEVVVLTRSVSKVRDLFDGRASAALWDGRTARDWSQLVDGADAVINLAGANIAAGRWTASRKKRILDSRVDAGHAVAEAIRRAKRRPRVLVQASGVGYYGPRGLPPADESDPAGEGFLAEVCKAWEPSTASVEELGVRRVIVRTAAVLAPEGGALQKILPPFRLGLGGELGSGTQGFPWIHIEDEVGAILFLLGRESASGPYNLAAPDPADNAAFTRTLARALGRPAFLRVPAFALRLLLGEMADGMLLSGQFVSPARLRAEGYVFRHPDLGEALEHIFGKG comes from the coding sequence ATGAGGGTCGTCATCACGGGCGGCACCGGACTCATCGGCCGCCGCCTGACGGAGTCGCTGCTCGCGGACGGCGCCGAGGTCGTGGTCCTGACGCGCTCGGTGTCCAAGGTCCGCGACCTCTTCGACGGACGCGCCAGCGCCGCCCTTTGGGACGGGCGCACGGCACGGGACTGGAGCCAGCTCGTGGACGGCGCGGACGCGGTCATCAACCTGGCGGGCGCGAACATTGCCGCGGGCCGCTGGACCGCCTCCCGCAAGAAGCGCATCCTGGACAGCCGCGTCGACGCGGGCCATGCCGTGGCCGAGGCCATCCGCCGCGCCAAGAGGCGGCCCAGGGTCCTCGTGCAGGCCTCGGGCGTGGGCTATTACGGCCCGCGCGGTCTGCCCCCGGCGGACGAGTCAGACCCGGCGGGCGAAGGCTTTCTGGCCGAGGTCTGCAAGGCCTGGGAGCCGTCCACCGCCTCGGTGGAGGAGCTGGGCGTGCGCCGGGTGATCGTGCGCACCGCCGCCGTCCTGGCCCCGGAAGGGGGCGCGCTGCAGAAGATCCTGCCGCCGTTCAGGCTCGGCCTCGGCGGAGAGCTCGGCAGCGGCACGCAGGGATTCCCCTGGATCCACATCGAGGACGAGGTGGGCGCCATCCTCTTTCTCCTCGGTCGCGAGAGCGCCTCGGGCCCTTACAACCTGGCCGCTCCCGATCCCGCGGACAACGCCGCCTTCACCCGGACGCTGGCGCGCGCCCTCGGGCGGCCCGCCTTCCTGCGCGTCCCGGCCTTCGCCTTGAGGCTCCTGCTCGGCGAGATGGCGGACGGGATGCTCCTCTCCGGGCAGTTCGTCTCACCCGCGCGCCTGCGGGCCGAAGGGTACGTCTTCAGGCATCCCGACCTCGGCGAAGCACTTGAGCATATATTCGGAAAAGGATAG